The following coding sequences lie in one Flavobacterium sediminis genomic window:
- a CDS encoding polysaccharide biosynthesis protein, with protein MSKDFFENRFTNLGYLPRWIIFCIDIGILIIASFLTHYIVQNLTLRNYDTYSMVVRYGIIIFANIFSFVVYRTYAGIIRHSSFVDAYKLLFSTFTALIILVTLNYLHYFIDGAKIFLIPSLVIYFVISFILLLAFRISIKFLFEKYLIPINAGQLTRVAIYGSGANSISLANAINVEQPKRFILVGFIDTKKSRLNKEVLGVPIVYKKKGIASILRFLNADAIIISDKNISNEEKLEIVEECLEYNYKILTAPTIVDWKDQREISKSLKKFEIKDLLERPPIVLDNQKIVSQIQNKVLLITGAAGSIGSEIVNQVLLFKPKKIVLLDQAETPLHHLSIELGKSDSQTEIIPMVADIKDKRILEFLFDKYRPSIVYHAAAYKHVPLMEENPYQAIVTNVLGTKNLADVSVKYEVDRFVMVSTDKAVNPSNIMGASKRIAEIYVQTLYFNAQREHKECTTKFITTRFGNVLGSNGSVVPLFTKQIQEGGPVTITHPDIIRYFMTIPEACQLVLEAGSMGQGGEIYIFDMGKPVKIIDLARKMIRLAGYVPDKEIPIKIVGLRPGEKLYEELLNDSAKTLPTHHEKIMIAVEKSELDFEDVKQYIQKFNNLSEDLKTEEMVRLMKEIVPEFKSMNSQFEKLDVVN; from the coding sequence ATGTCTAAAGATTTTTTTGAGAATCGATTTACAAATCTGGGGTACCTTCCCAGATGGATTATTTTTTGTATTGATATCGGAATACTTATAATAGCAAGTTTTCTAACCCATTATATTGTGCAAAATTTAACCCTACGCAACTATGATACCTATTCAATGGTTGTTCGTTACGGGATAATTATATTTGCTAATATTTTCTCATTTGTCGTTTATCGTACCTATGCCGGAATCATAAGGCACTCCAGTTTTGTAGATGCTTATAAATTACTGTTCTCTACTTTTACGGCTTTGATTATTCTGGTAACTTTAAACTACCTGCATTATTTTATTGACGGAGCCAAAATTTTTCTGATTCCTTCATTAGTCATCTATTTTGTGATTTCCTTCATTTTACTATTGGCCTTCAGGATATCAATTAAGTTTTTGTTTGAAAAATATTTAATTCCTATAAACGCAGGGCAGTTAACAAGAGTTGCTATTTACGGATCGGGAGCCAATTCTATTTCGCTGGCAAATGCAATCAATGTTGAGCAACCCAAACGTTTTATTCTGGTTGGTTTTATCGATACTAAAAAGTCTCGTTTAAATAAAGAAGTGCTGGGAGTTCCTATTGTATATAAGAAAAAAGGAATTGCTTCGATCTTACGTTTTTTAAATGCCGATGCTATCATTATTTCTGATAAAAATATTTCAAATGAAGAAAAATTAGAAATTGTAGAAGAGTGTTTAGAATACAATTACAAGATATTAACTGCGCCTACGATCGTAGACTGGAAAGATCAAAGAGAGATATCGAAAAGTCTTAAGAAATTTGAAATTAAAGATCTGTTAGAGCGTCCGCCTATTGTTTTAGATAATCAGAAAATCGTTTCCCAGATACAGAATAAAGTCTTATTGATAACAGGCGCTGCCGGTTCCATTGGTAGTGAGATCGTAAATCAGGTTTTATTGTTTAAACCTAAAAAGATCGTTTTGTTAGATCAGGCTGAAACACCTTTACATCATTTGAGTATTGAGTTAGGGAAGTCGGACAGTCAGACGGAGATCATTCCTATGGTAGCTGATATTAAAGATAAACGGATTTTAGAGTTTTTATTTGATAAATACAGACCTTCCATTGTTTATCATGCAGCAGCATACAAACATGTTCCTCTTATGGAAGAGAACCCTTATCAGGCAATTGTGACCAATGTTTTAGGGACGAAAAATTTAGCAGATGTGTCAGTGAAATACGAAGTTGACCGATTTGTAATGGTATCAACGGATAAAGCCGTTAACCCTAGTAATATAATGGGGGCAAGTAAACGTATTGCGGAAATCTATGTGCAGACTTTATATTTTAACGCTCAGAGAGAGCATAAAGAGTGTACGACCAAATTTATTACGACGCGTTTTGGAAACGTATTGGGGTCAAATGGCTCTGTAGTGCCGTTGTTTACAAAACAAATACAAGAAGGAGGACCGGTTACGATCACTCACCCTGATATTATCCGTTATTTTATGACGATACCGGAAGCTTGCCAACTGGTTTTAGAGGCGGGTTCTATGGGGCAAGGAGGAGAAATATATATATTTGATATGGGTAAACCGGTTAAAATTATTGATCTTGCCCGAAAAATGATCCGCTTGGCAGGCTATGTACCGGATAAAGAAATTCCGATAAAAATAGTAGGTCTGAGACCCGGAGAAAAACTGTATGAAGAACTACTGAACGATAGTGCTAAAACTCTACCAACTCACCATGAGAAGATCATGATCGCGGTGGAAAAAAGTGAATTAGATTTTGAAGATGTAAAACAATATATTCAGAAGTTTAATAATTTGTCCGAAGATCTGAAAACGGAAGAGATGGTTCGCTTAATGAAAGAGATCGTGCCGGAATTCAAAAGTATGAATTCACAGTTTGAAAAGTTAGATGTGGTCAACTAA
- a CDS encoding DegT/DnrJ/EryC1/StrS family aminotransferase, which produces MNPDKIWLSSPHMGGNEKKYIESAFAENIVAPLGPNVTGFEYDLETFLQDGVHVAALSSGTAAIHLGLVLLGVQAGDEVLCQSMTFSASANPIMYLSAIPVFIDSEPDTWNICPQALEDAIKDRISKGKKPKAIIAVHLYGMPYKIDEIRTVAQKYEIPILEDSAEALGSTYKGQKCGTFGDVAALSFNGNKIITTSGGGALVTHNLSIKEKAVFLATQARDTAPYYQHSHIGYNYRLSNISAGIGRGQMEVLEQHIALRRDMHEFYQQVFKDFPEIEVFSEPDNDFYSNHWLTAITINAKKSGKTAEDLRQTLVKDNIESRPLWKPMHLQPVFGQYPYYGGTIASDLFSKGLCLPSGSNLTDNQKDRIKNSINGFLKDE; this is translated from the coding sequence ATGAATCCGGATAAAATTTGGCTTTCTTCCCCGCACATGGGAGGAAATGAAAAAAAATATATTGAAAGTGCTTTTGCTGAGAATATTGTAGCGCCATTAGGACCTAATGTTACTGGCTTTGAGTACGATCTGGAGACTTTTTTACAAGACGGAGTTCATGTGGCGGCCTTGAGTTCAGGAACAGCAGCGATACATTTAGGATTGGTTCTATTAGGAGTTCAGGCAGGAGATGAGGTGCTTTGTCAAAGTATGACATTCTCAGCTTCGGCAAATCCTATTATGTATTTAAGTGCAATTCCGGTATTTATAGACAGCGAACCGGATACCTGGAATATTTGTCCGCAGGCATTGGAAGATGCTATAAAAGACAGGATCAGTAAAGGAAAGAAACCTAAAGCAATCATTGCAGTTCACTTATACGGAATGCCCTATAAAATTGATGAGATAAGGACAGTAGCACAAAAATATGAGATACCGATATTAGAAGATAGTGCCGAAGCCTTAGGAAGTACTTATAAAGGACAAAAATGTGGAACATTCGGAGATGTTGCAGCACTTTCTTTTAATGGGAATAAGATCATTACAACTTCCGGAGGAGGAGCATTAGTAACACATAATTTGTCGATTAAAGAAAAAGCAGTCTTTTTGGCCACTCAGGCGAGAGATACAGCGCCTTATTATCAGCACAGTCATATAGGGTACAATTATAGGTTGAGTAATATTTCGGCCGGTATTGGTAGGGGGCAAATGGAAGTTCTGGAGCAGCATATAGCTTTGAGACGTGATATGCATGAGTTCTACCAACAGGTATTTAAAGATTTTCCTGAAATAGAAGTTTTTAGTGAACCCGATAATGATTTTTATTCTAATCATTGGTTGACTGCTATTACAATAAATGCAAAAAAATCAGGAAAGACTGCTGAAGATTTAAGACAGACCTTAGTAAAAGATAATATAGAGTCGAGACCTTTGTGGAAACCGATGCACTTACAGCCTGTTTTTGGTCAATATCCTTATTATGGAGGAACTATTGCTTCTGATTTGTTTTCCAAAGGGTTATGTTTGCCTTCAGGGTCTAATTTAACTGATAATCAAAAAGATAGAATTAAAAATAGTATAAATGGATTTTTAAAGGATGAATAA
- a CDS encoding sugar transferase gives MIKRIFDIVFSLVLMVLLGVPLSIFWIFACVDTRSKGIFIQDRVGQYGKVFKIFKLRSIRDPEKNRISFYGKFIRKTKIDELPQLLNVLKGDMSVVGPRPDIPGYYDLLEGEARKILELKPGLTCEASLKYANEEYILAQQEDPLHYNDTVLFPDKIKMNLAYYYEHNLFKDIMIIVKTIKKVI, from the coding sequence ATGATAAAGAGAATTTTTGATATCGTATTTTCACTGGTTTTGATGGTGTTGTTGGGAGTCCCGTTATCCATTTTCTGGATTTTTGCTTGCGTGGATACGAGATCAAAAGGAATCTTTATTCAGGATCGTGTCGGGCAGTACGGAAAGGTTTTTAAGATATTTAAGTTACGATCCATTCGGGATCCGGAAAAAAATAGAATTTCTTTCTACGGAAAGTTTATTCGAAAAACAAAAATAGACGAATTACCACAATTATTGAATGTACTTAAAGGAGATATGAGTGTGGTAGGACCACGCCCTGATATTCCGGGCTATTATGATCTTCTGGAAGGAGAAGCACGAAAAATTTTAGAACTAAAACCCGGTCTTACCTGTGAAGCCAGTTTAAAATATGCTAATGAAGAATATATTTTAGCCCAACAGGAAGATCCTTTGCATTATAATGATACCGTCTTATTCCCGGATAAGATAAAAATGAATTTAGCCTATTACTATGAGCATAATCTGTTTAAAGATATTATGATTATAGTGAAAACCATAAAAAAAGTAATATGA
- a CDS encoding acetyltransferase, which produces MEDIQFNNKKEQFYLIGAGGLSRELECWMDRSRFSQSYELIGYVDDNPDVLKGIVNEYKIVDGFFKGEIWKGKNIVMGIANTDIKQKAFELFASNNCNVLSFIHDTVLVGKNTQMGAGAVLYPRSIISCNVSVGEGVMINAGTQVGHDVTIGNYASIMANVDIGGGAQIGNNVFIGSKAVILPGVKIPDGCRIGAGSVVIKSIRQVGTYFGNPAKKIF; this is translated from the coding sequence ATGGAGGATATTCAATTCAATAATAAAAAGGAGCAGTTTTATTTAATTGGTGCCGGAGGGCTTTCGCGAGAATTAGAGTGCTGGATGGATAGATCCCGATTTTCCCAATCCTATGAATTAATAGGGTACGTAGACGATAATCCGGATGTGTTGAAAGGAATTGTAAACGAATATAAGATCGTAGATGGTTTTTTCAAAGGGGAGATCTGGAAAGGGAAAAATATAGTAATGGGAATCGCAAACACAGATATAAAGCAGAAAGCTTTTGAACTATTTGCTTCAAACAACTGTAATGTGTTGTCTTTTATACACGATACGGTTCTGGTTGGAAAGAATACACAAATGGGCGCAGGAGCAGTTTTGTATCCCCGTTCCATAATATCCTGTAACGTTTCCGTTGGAGAAGGAGTGATGATCAATGCAGGAACACAAGTAGGTCACGATGTTACAATAGGCAATTATGCAAGTATTATGGCTAATGTGGATATCGGTGGCGGAGCACAGATCGGGAACAATGTTTTTATTGGTTCAAAAGCTGTTATTTTGCCTGGAGTAAAAATTCCGGACGGATGCAGGATCGGAGCCGGTAGCGTTGTGATAAAGTCAATACGACAAGTTGGTACTTATTTTGGCAATCCGGCAAAAAAGATTTTTTAG
- a CDS encoding SDR family NAD(P)-dependent oxidoreductase produces MKNVLVTGATSGIGKATCNSLLKEGYRVFALGRDIEKIKDLLDQFSEQLHFLAIDLNSYQEYTKIFDEFLSGQKLDGLVHCAGMEETLPISLYTPEAVQRIFNINVFSGIELMRFFAKKKYSNEGASVVFLASVMATLGQAGKTGYCASKSAILGMVKSLALELAKRKIRVNAISPGVVNTPMTQKLFSQIEEDNIERIKSMHPLGIGEVEDVTPTILFLLSEGSKWITGQNFIIDGGYSIQ; encoded by the coding sequence ATGAAAAATGTCCTTGTAACGGGAGCAACTTCAGGTATAGGAAAAGCAACTTGCAATAGTTTGCTTAAGGAAGGATACCGGGTTTTTGCTTTGGGCAGAGATATAGAAAAAATAAAAGACCTGCTAGACCAATTTTCTGAACAGTTACATTTTTTAGCAATTGATTTGAATTCATATCAAGAATATACTAAAATTTTTGACGAATTTTTGTCAGGTCAAAAGTTGGACGGTTTGGTACATTGTGCCGGAATGGAAGAAACCTTGCCTATTAGTTTATATACGCCGGAAGCAGTTCAGCGTATTTTTAATATCAATGTTTTTTCCGGAATTGAATTAATGCGATTTTTTGCCAAGAAGAAGTATTCTAACGAAGGAGCCAGCGTGGTCTTTTTAGCATCTGTGATGGCCACTTTGGGACAAGCCGGAAAAACCGGTTATTGCGCTTCCAAGTCAGCCATTTTAGGAATGGTAAAGTCATTGGCATTAGAATTGGCTAAACGCAAAATACGGGTTAATGCAATTTCTCCGGGTGTGGTGAACACACCAATGACACAAAAATTGTTTTCTCAGATAGAGGAAGACAATATTGAACGTATCAAAAGTATGCATCCGTTAGGGATTGGTGAAGTAGAGGATGTTACGCCAACAATTTTATTCTTGCTTTCTGAAGGGAGTAAGTGGATCACCGGACAAAATTTTATCATAGATGGAGGATATTCAATTCAATAA
- a CDS encoding ketoacyl-ACP synthase III has product MLQHFKGIHITALKTCVPSQVVSNAFFEELLSPKEIKIFEKTVGIKNRRWATDNITALDLGFEAANSLLKEHDVASSEVECLIFLSQTPDYKIPFSSNILQVKLNLPQNVLCLDINAGCAGFVQGLGTAFSIAQTIKGKVLFIVAETLSKILSHKDRGTSMLFGDGAAAMLIERSTDDVSETYFQYFSDGNNADAIMIPDGGCRNVVTSHSFEIEKDDKNNQKNRLQLAMDGARVLDFTLREVAPSILQILKQANLDKEQIGAFLLHQSNQFIIKQIAAQLGVEAQKFPINIDQFGNTSGVSIPLLIQSQAENNNELDKLILSGYGSGLNWANGIISLKQTKIYPQIEL; this is encoded by the coding sequence ATGCTACAACATTTTAAAGGTATCCATATTACAGCTTTAAAAACCTGTGTTCCGTCTCAGGTTGTGTCCAATGCTTTTTTTGAAGAACTGCTGAGTCCCAAAGAAATCAAAATCTTTGAAAAAACAGTCGGGATTAAAAACAGACGTTGGGCTACTGATAATATAACGGCTCTTGATTTAGGATTTGAAGCTGCTAATTCATTATTGAAAGAACATGATGTTGCTTCTTCTGAAGTTGAATGTCTGATCTTTTTAAGTCAGACTCCGGATTATAAGATACCTTTTTCATCTAACATTTTACAAGTTAAGCTGAATTTGCCGCAAAATGTCCTGTGTCTGGATATAAATGCAGGCTGTGCCGGATTTGTTCAAGGATTAGGAACCGCTTTCTCTATAGCGCAAACGATTAAAGGGAAAGTGCTTTTTATCGTCGCAGAGACCTTATCTAAAATATTGTCACACAAAGACAGAGGGACTTCTATGCTTTTTGGTGACGGAGCTGCGGCCATGTTGATTGAGAGAAGTACAGACGATGTTTCCGAAACGTATTTTCAGTATTTTTCAGACGGCAATAACGCAGATGCGATCATGATTCCCGACGGAGGTTGTCGCAATGTGGTTACTTCTCATAGTTTTGAAATAGAGAAGGACGATAAAAACAATCAAAAAAACCGCTTGCAATTGGCAATGGATGGAGCTCGTGTGCTTGATTTTACTTTACGGGAAGTGGCGCCGAGTATTTTACAGATTTTAAAGCAAGCCAATTTGGATAAAGAGCAAATAGGCGCTTTTTTACTGCATCAGTCCAATCAGTTTATTATCAAACAAATTGCAGCACAATTAGGTGTTGAAGCCCAAAAATTCCCGATCAATATTGATCAGTTCGGTAATACCAGTGGTGTTTCAATTCCTTTATTGATACAGTCACAAGCAGAAAATAATAATGAATTAGATAAGCTTATCCTCAGTGGATATGGCTCAGGATTAAATTGGGCAAATGGAATTATAAGCCTTAAACAAACAAAAATTTACCCCCAAATCGAATTATAA
- a CDS encoding acyl carrier protein: MNKAEFIKGLEEELELEITLTAETDLKGLDEWDSMAAMLLIGYVSNEFGLTLTADDIKNISTVQSLIERIGVEKFN, translated from the coding sequence ATGAATAAAGCTGAATTTATCAAAGGTTTAGAAGAAGAATTAGAGTTAGAGATCACGTTAACAGCAGAAACGGATTTAAAAGGATTAGACGAATGGGATTCCATGGCTGCAATGCTTTTAATAGGATATGTCTCTAATGAGTTTGGTTTGACTTTAACAGCAGACGATATTAAGAATATCTCAACAGTACAATCTTTGATCGAGCGTATCGGAGTAGAAAAATTCAACTAA
- a CDS encoding ketoacyl-ACP synthase III translates to MGATIQAIEYVFPKNKVTNKDLALQFPDYDFKKFDDKVGVSCRYYADEDETGLDLAVQACEKLFQRIDSTTIDYILYCTQNPDYILPTTACLLQDRLGLPTTVGALDVNLGCSGYTYVLSLAKGLINSGQAKNILVVTAETYSKILNEKDCSNRAIFGDAATATLVSYTEEENFGNFLFGTDGSGVEKLFVKNGGSKYKLESNPELKMYGSSNFYTDNDLYMNGPEIFHFTGEVVPGFVEKLLEANQVEKDYIDQYIFHQANAFMLNFLRKRLKIEEERFFIDLRDGGNTVSSTIPIALKKYSQDITEKETLLLVGFGVGLSWSGGLVTINNKL, encoded by the coding sequence ATGGGAGCAACAATACAAGCTATAGAATATGTTTTTCCAAAAAATAAAGTGACAAACAAAGATTTGGCACTACAATTCCCGGACTATGATTTTAAGAAGTTTGATGACAAAGTAGGCGTTAGTTGTCGTTATTATGCAGATGAGGATGAAACTGGTTTGGATTTAGCCGTGCAGGCTTGCGAAAAGCTGTTTCAAAGAATAGATAGTACTACAATTGATTATATTTTATATTGTACGCAAAATCCGGATTATATTTTGCCTACAACAGCTTGTCTTTTACAAGACAGGTTAGGGTTGCCTACAACAGTCGGAGCTTTGGATGTTAATTTGGGATGTTCAGGCTACACTTATGTTTTAAGCTTAGCCAAAGGATTGATTAATTCCGGTCAGGCTAAAAATATTTTAGTTGTAACAGCAGAAACATACTCTAAAATCCTCAATGAAAAGGATTGTTCAAACAGAGCCATTTTCGGAGATGCAGCTACCGCAACTTTAGTGTCATACACTGAAGAAGAGAATTTCGGCAACTTCTTGTTCGGAACGGATGGCTCAGGTGTAGAAAAACTATTTGTGAAGAATGGGGGTTCAAAATATAAATTAGAAAGTAACCCGGAATTAAAGATGTACGGAAGTAGTAATTTTTATACGGATAATGATTTGTACATGAACGGACCTGAGATTTTCCATTTTACAGGAGAAGTTGTGCCGGGATTTGTAGAAAAATTATTAGAAGCTAATCAAGTAGAAAAAGATTATATAGACCAATATATTTTTCATCAGGCAAATGCTTTTATGCTGAATTTTTTGAGAAAGCGATTAAAAATAGAAGAAGAACGCTTTTTTATTGATTTACGAGACGGAGGAAACACTGTTTCATCAACTATTCCAATCGCATTAAAGAAATACAGTCAGGACATAACAGAGAAGGAAACTCTTTTACTGGTTGGTTTCGGAGTAGGGTTGTCTTGGTCAGGAGGATTAGTTACCATAAATAATAAATTATAA
- a CDS encoding sugar transferase, giving the protein MYAKVFKPLFDFVLAFVAFVLLLPLFMIITFLLAIANEGKPFFFQKRPGKNEKIFSIIKFKTMNDRKDAQGNLLPDADRLTVVGNWVRRLSLDEIPQLLNVLKGDMSLIGPRPLLPQYLPLYDDFQRRRHEIKPGITGWAQVNGRNALDWQTKFRYDVWYVDHVSFFTDLKIVYLTVKKVLKKEGINQQGQATTEAFKGN; this is encoded by the coding sequence ATGTACGCAAAAGTATTCAAACCTTTATTCGATTTTGTTTTAGCATTTGTTGCTTTTGTGTTGCTTTTGCCATTATTTATGATAATAACATTTTTGCTGGCCATTGCAAATGAAGGAAAACCATTCTTTTTTCAAAAACGCCCCGGAAAAAACGAAAAGATATTTAGCATCATCAAGTTTAAGACCATGAACGATAGAAAAGATGCACAAGGAAATTTATTGCCTGATGCAGATAGGTTAACTGTGGTCGGGAATTGGGTGCGAAGATTATCATTGGATGAAATTCCACAATTGTTGAATGTTCTCAAAGGAGATATGAGTTTAATAGGGCCGCGCCCGTTATTACCGCAATATCTTCCTTTATATGATGATTTTCAGAGGAGAAGACACGAGATCAAACCTGGAATTACGGGTTGGGCACAAGTGAATGGAAGAAATGCATTAGATTGGCAAACTAAATTCAGATATGATGTGTGGTATGTAGATCATGTTAGTTTTTTTACCGATTTAAAAATAGTATATTTGACAGTCAAAAAAGTCCTGAAAAAAGAAGGGATAAATCAACAAGGACAGGCAACAACAGAGGCCTTTAAAGGAAATTAA
- a CDS encoding glycosyltransferase family 4 protein encodes MKKICFVVSSPLTAQAFMLKHFEYLSQEFDITLVANFETEEQHAIPFVKETKNIKIVRNINLLSDLAALYELYKYLKQQHFDAIHSITPKAGLIATSAAWLAGVKLRIHIFTGQVWHTQTGLKKKLLQFLDKVMVFFATDILVDGQSQRDFLIQNHIIKDQNSKVLGKGSISGVDVSKFVPDQGIKKELRRQLGYSDDEVVFTFLGRMNRDKGILDLVTAFKRLHQEFPQAKLLLIGADEENLRPEIEQMQKEGIFFFGLTRKPQETLQAGDVFCLPSYREGFGTSVIEASLLQMPVICSDTYGLTETIVDNETGLRHKVANSEDLYKQMKILFLDANLRKAMGEEGRQYVLKYFSADEISSHWLAFYKEKLN; translated from the coding sequence ATGAAGAAGATTTGTTTCGTTGTTTCAAGCCCCTTGACGGCTCAAGCCTTTATGCTTAAACATTTTGAGTATCTGTCTCAGGAGTTTGATATTACATTAGTAGCTAATTTTGAAACAGAGGAACAACATGCTATTCCCTTTGTGAAAGAAACTAAGAATATAAAGATTGTACGGAATATTAATCTTTTGTCAGACTTAGCGGCGTTGTACGAACTCTATAAATACCTAAAACAACAGCATTTTGATGCTATACATTCCATAACTCCCAAAGCAGGATTAATTGCTACTTCAGCAGCATGGCTGGCAGGAGTAAAACTTCGGATACACATTTTTACAGGACAGGTTTGGCATACACAAACCGGATTAAAAAAGAAATTGTTACAGTTCTTAGATAAGGTAATGGTCTTTTTTGCTACGGATATATTAGTGGACGGCCAGTCACAACGAGATTTTCTAATACAGAATCACATCATCAAAGACCAAAACTCAAAAGTATTAGGAAAAGGTTCTATCAGTGGTGTTGATGTGTCCAAGTTTGTACCCGATCAGGGGATAAAGAAAGAGTTGAGAAGACAATTAGGGTATTCAGATGATGAGGTGGTGTTTACTTTTTTAGGAAGGATGAATCGCGATAAAGGAATTTTAGATTTAGTAACAGCATTTAAAAGATTACATCAGGAATTTCCTCAAGCAAAACTTTTATTGATAGGGGCAGACGAAGAAAATTTACGACCGGAAATTGAACAGATGCAAAAAGAAGGGATTTTCTTTTTCGGGTTAACCCGAAAGCCTCAGGAAACACTACAAGCGGGAGATGTTTTTTGTTTGCCGAGTTACAGAGAAGGTTTCGGAACCAGTGTCATTGAAGCTTCGCTTCTGCAAATGCCTGTGATTTGTAGCGATACGTACGGTTTGACAGAAACAATTGTGGATAATGAAACAGGGTTGCGACATAAAGTGGCGAATAGTGAAGATCTTTACAAACAAATGAAAATATTGTTTTTAGACGCCAATCTAAGAAAGGCGATGGGCGAAGAAGGAAGGCAATATGTTTTGAAATATTTTTCGGCAGATGAAATTTCAAGCCATTGGTTAGCATTCTATAAGGAAAAACTAAATTAA
- a CDS encoding glycosyltransferase family 2 protein: MKKLSVIIPVYNVEAYVEKCIRSVKESGLEESQYEIIVVDDESPDKSVERIRNTFPNDPAITIISQKNKGLGGARNTGIKASQGNYLLFLDSDDVLTPGVLQELLLIAESQETQILEFGAKGVDMQGKEIYSVQSTSDGNVLSGIQYYNTTRYMNSACNKLYKRTFLLENELFFLERIFIEDFEFNTRAFYKAAKVYAVPQIGACFLQTENSITRNSNKEKKQKMVQDIKQVLDITHTLYQTGNGELSEVKNFFEERLNFLVATLFYHLMKNKEPFEIVKGMKEELQNKGMYYVDHPIYQKNKNLFRLLILKNIYFYKIFSSFL; the protein is encoded by the coding sequence ATGAAAAAGTTAAGTGTTATAATTCCTGTATATAACGTAGAAGCTTATGTAGAAAAGTGCATTCGGTCGGTTAAAGAAAGCGGTTTAGAAGAATCACAATATGAAATTATTGTAGTTGACGACGAAAGTCCGGATAAAAGTGTAGAACGGATACGGAATACTTTTCCGAACGATCCTGCTATTACCATTATTTCACAAAAGAATAAAGGATTGGGAGGAGCACGTAATACAGGCATTAAAGCGTCTCAAGGCAATTATCTGTTATTTTTAGATTCTGATGATGTACTAACCCCGGGTGTTTTACAAGAATTACTTTTGATCGCCGAGAGTCAGGAAACTCAAATTCTGGAGTTCGGAGCAAAAGGAGTAGATATGCAGGGAAAAGAAATATATTCAGTTCAAAGTACTTCTGATGGAAATGTCTTAAGCGGAATTCAGTACTATAATACGACCCGTTATATGAATTCAGCTTGTAACAAGTTGTATAAGAGAACTTTTTTGCTGGAAAATGAATTATTTTTTTTGGAACGTATTTTTATTGAAGATTTTGAATTCAATACAAGAGCTTTTTACAAAGCAGCTAAAGTTTATGCAGTTCCGCAAATAGGAGCCTGTTTTTTACAGACTGAAAATTCCATAACCCGTAATTCAAACAAAGAAAAAAAACAAAAAATGGTTCAGGACATTAAGCAGGTTCTGGACATCACGCATACTTTATATCAAACCGGAAATGGGGAGTTATCAGAAGTGAAAAATTTTTTTGAAGAGCGCTTGAATTTTCTGGTTGCGACACTGTTTTACCATTTAATGAAAAACAAAGAACCGTTTGAAATAGTAAAAGGGATGAAAGAAGAGCTGCAAAATAAAGGAATGTATTATGTAGATCATCCGATTTACCAGAAAAATAAAAACCTGTTCCGGTTATTGATTTTAAAGAATATTTACTTCTATAAAATTTTTAGTTCTTTTTTATAA